Proteins found in one Venturia canescens isolate UGA chromosome 6, ASM1945775v1, whole genome shotgun sequence genomic segment:
- the LOC122412646 gene encoding cytochrome P450 9e2-like has protein sequence MEWLILIFTLLFGYLVTRYVLWRKSHKLKKLGVLHPKPWPVIGNITSLVCLRSHLTEMMCDIYKFNEEADYVGFYSFTDPIILIRSPNLIKNIVIKNFDHFTDHTTFLDPELNSLFSKNLASLRGEKWRKVRNLLSPAFTGSKMKSMFKLITKCGQNFVDYLVEVQSQKPELIESKETFTRYTNDVIASCAFGVSVDSMRNPKNEFYLMGREVSNFGGLRGIKIVLARLLPNVFKLFKLSLISPKTEVFFENLIKETIAMREKEGITRPDMIQLMMESRGKKCGGENDDHDLTIQEMTAQAFVFFLGGFETSATVMCFVAHEIAGNPDIQTRLRNEIDDVMTETNGDVTYEAINGMPYLDAVVNETLRIYPIGLIVERMCVKTFELPPALPGAKPITIEPGQTIWFPVFSVHRDPKYYPNPEKFDPERFMSTSKTDIDPFTYIPFGQGPRMCIGNRFALLEIKVLVFHLLAKCYIKPGPKARWPVVFNKKDASLMPKEGFGLEIEPRNTSVDE, from the coding sequence ATGGAGTGGTTAATTCTGATATTTACGCTTCTTTTTGGGTACCTTGTCACAAGATATGTACTTTGGCGCAAATCGcataaactgaaaaaactaGGAGTGCTGCATCCAAAACCTTGGCCTGTTATCGGCAACATAACTTCGTTGGTGTGTTTGAGAAGTCACCTAACAGAGATGATGTGCGATATATACAAATTCAACGAAGAAGCGGATTACGTTGGATTCTACAGCTTCACCGACCCGATAATCCTGATAAGATCACCGAACTTGATAAAGAATAtagtcataaaaaatttcgatcatTTTACAGATCATACTACTTTTCTGGACCCGGAATTGAACTCGCTGTTTAGTAAAAATCTGGCGTCTTTGCGTGGTGagaaatggagaaaagtgagaaatcTTTTAAGTCCAGCATTCACCGGTAGCAAAATGAAGAGCATGTTCAAATTGATAACGAAATGTGGTCAAAACTTCGTAGATTATTTGGTGGAGGTTCAATCACAAAAACCGGAGCTCATCGAATCTAAAGAGACTTTCACGAGGTACACGAACGACGTCATAGCCTCTTGCGCATTTGGTGTGAGCGTTGATTCCATGAGGAAtccgaaaaacgaattttaccTAATGGGCAGAGAAGTTTCGAATTTTGGAGGACTtagaggaataaaaatagtgTTGGCCCGGCTGCTTCCAAATGTCTTCAAACTCTTTAAGCTCTCTTTGATATCTCCAAAGACTGAAGTGTTTTTTGAGAATCTCATTAAAGAGACGATCGCAATGAGAGAGAAGGAAGGGATTACGAGACCCGACATGATTCAATTGATGATGGAATCAAGAGGAAAGAAATGTGGCGGTGAAAATGACGATCATGATCTTACCATTCAAGAAATGACAGCACAagccttcgtttttttcttgggTGGTTTCGAAACCTCTGCCACAGTAATGTGCTTCGTTGCTCATGAAATTGCTGGCAATCCAGACATTCAGACAAGGCTGAGGAATGAAATCGACGACGTTATGACAGAAACCAATGGCGACGTGACCTACGAGGCGATCAATGGAATGCCGTATCTCGATGCTGTCGTCAACGAAACACTGAGAATCTATCCGATCGGTCTCATTGTTGAAAGGATGTGCGTCAAGACTTTCGAATTACCACCAGCTCTTCCAGGAGCAAAACCCATCACGATCGAACCCGGCCAAACAATTTGGTTTCCAGTTTTTTCGGTTCACAGAGATCCAAAGTATTATCCTAATCCAGAAAAATTCGATCCCGAAAGGTTTATGAGCACTTCCAAAACTGACATCGATCCTTTCACTTATATTCCCTTTGGTCAGGGACCAAGAATGTGCATCGGCAACCGATTTGCCCTTCTCGAAATAAAAgtactcgtttttcatcttCTGGCTAAGTGCTATATAAAACCAGGCCCAAAAGCGCGTTGGCCGGTTGTATTCAATAAGAAAGACGCTAGTCTCATGCCAAAAGAAGGCTTCGGACTGGAAATCGAGCCCAGAAATACTTCAGTTGATGAATAA
- the TfIIA-S gene encoding transcription initiation factor IIA subunit 2, with product MSYQLYRNTTLGNTLQESLDELIQYGQITPQLAIKVLLQFDKAINQALATRVKSRLTFKAGKLNTYRFCDNVWTFMLNDVEFREVQEVAIVDKVKIVACDGKTLDMETTTKR from the exons ATGTCGTATCAATTGTACAGAAATACTACATTAGGCAATACATTACAAGAAAGTTTGGACGAATTAATTCAG tATGGTCAAATAACTCCACAACTAGCCATTAAGGTTTTACTACAGTTTGACAAAGCTATCAATCAAGCTCTGGCTACAAGAGTCAAATCACGCCTCACATTTAAG GCGGGCAAGCTGAATACCTACAGATTTTGTGATAATGTTTGGACGTTTATGTTGAACGATGTGGAATTCCGGGAGGTGCAAGAAGTTGCTATTGTGGACAAAGTAAAAATAGTTGCCTGTGATGGAAAGA caCTAGATATGGAAACGACTACGAAaagataa
- the Secp43 gene encoding tRNA selenocysteine 1-associated protein 1, producing the protein MSGPMILCQLWMGGLEPYMTESFIMNAFHKMGEQPQTVKVMRNRYTGEPAGYCFVHFPTDEMALDAMHKLNGKFIPGSSPAVRFRLNHASTTGKPAADREFSIWVGDLSTDVDDYSLYRAFAAKYNSIRTAKVILDSSGFSKGYGFVRFANEDEQKNSLVTMDGYCGLGTKALKICNAVPRPWNKMNCTTPPQASDYSSTNMNSDAYNYYDTSSYWSSYSAWQHGYYESEPQSDTYNNYSVEHKAEEDELELIEHSVPVDVDKSNRDVIEQDYNMWDALESSKWIPCVTLELCY; encoded by the exons ATGTCGGGACCAATGATTTTGTGCCAGTTGTGGATGGGCGGT TTGGAACCATATATGACAGAAAGTTTTATTATGAATGCTTTCCACAAAATGGGAGAACAACCACAGACTGTCAAAGTCATGAGAAACAGATACACTGGTGAGCCAGCTGGATATTGCTTTGTTCATTTTCCTACTGATGAAATGGCTCTGGATGCTATGCACAAGTTGAATGGCAAATTCATACCAGGCTCAAGTCCA gcGGTAAGATTCCGATTAAACCATGCCAGCACAACAGGCAAGCCAGCTGCTGATCGTGAGTTCAGTATATGGGTTGGAGATTTGTCAACAGACGTTGACGATTATTCGTTATACAGAGCATTTGCTGCGAAATATAATTCTATCAGAACAGCTAAAGTTATTTTGGACAGTTCAGGATTTAGCAAAGGTTATGGATTTGTGAGATTTGCTAATGAAGatgagcaaaaaaatagtttggTTACAATGGATGGGTATTGTGGCCTTGGCACTAAGGCACTGAAAATATGTAACGCAGTGCCTCGACCGtggaataaaatgaattg TACGACTCCACCTCAAGCTTCGGATTACTCCTCTACAAATATGAACTCTGATGCTTACAATTATTACGATACATCTTCTTATTGGAGCAGCTACAGTGCATGGCAACATGGTTATTATGAGAGTGAGCCACAGTCGGATACTTACAACAACTACAGTGTCGAACATAAAGCTGAAGAGGATGAATTAGAACTTATTG AACATTCCGTTCCTGTGGACGTCGATAAATCGAACAGAGACGTTATCGAGCAAGATTACAATATGTGGGATGCGTTAGAGAGTTCGAAATGGATACCGTGTGTTACACTTGAATTATGTTACTGA
- the LOC122412642 gene encoding uncharacterized protein isoform X1 has translation MKTCCVKGCDTSRYITLKYYAFFNFPLDNEDLLKKWLNQIGQPDLKPKHHQICSVHFKNDDILWRPDGLPPSLNPTAVPTIFPPQESNTATPQSGTSTFLEAISTESILKSSNKENNGNSKFPLIIIPTQYLFPYPPLIPYAIPTQFSPQFSTQFHPQNQLQTHQSFQINSQNSLPNQPVSQIISQSSQHTQPITQIHFQDLLLSEPVPQMKPLNLLQTQPVLQIDSQNSLSTQLPHIDPKCSAQLVQYMQSFNAMNSALSIQLAQQVTTQNPAIIGQFAQDKAQTLEKSSQVSKIKETPNLMDISLDSNTNDNETGKAINIAQDSMKISQIPSSNGRNFVPTEDSGPPESLKNTSLRFYSKKKARNPFPNDPKSAMTSQKSGVEKDLKNLFSEELKIEKNLQVTMLNPMNLSEIKEEKPDVSFAEKSNILQQISGENCPKVTFPLEKEFQEEEVFARRFTKPDYLLIPKKTKFANPKHMDHTRRPTLRISIKKLCNVPLESKNFNEKENSSDEQKSITIENHATNKSVTFRLDSRTGEIIVKNQDIIPTRRRRDRNTGRKRKVDIGVSSPAANLRQLYAKEHRECSVFRRKLKLLRLSHKRELEEIQKLQALLSELDTVKKAMVWSKFKRE, from the exons atgaaaacatgcTGCGTAAAGGGATGCGATACTTCTAGATATATTACACTCAAATATTATGCATTCTTCAA CTTTCCCCTGGATAATGAAGATCTCCTGAAAAAATGGCTCAATCAAATAGGCCAGCCAGACTTGAAGCCAAAACACCACCAAATATGCAGTGTACACTTTAAAAATGACGATATCTTATGGCGTCCTGATGGATTACCTCCGTCATTAAATCCCACAGCTGTACCTACAATATTCCCACCTCAGGAATCAAACACTGCTACGCCTCAATCTGGCACATCAACTTTTTTAGAGGCGATTTCCACTGAATCAATCTTGAAATCATCAAACAAGGAAAACAATGGAAACAGCAAATTTCCTTTGATTATCATTCCAACCCAATATCTTTTTCCATATCCCCCTTTGATCCCTTATGCAATTCCTACTCAATTCTCACCTCAATTTTCAACACAATTCCACCCTCAAAATCAGCTACAAACTCACCAGTCTTTTCAAATCAACTCTCAAAATTCATTACCAAACCAGCCAGTTTCCCAGATAATTTCTCAGAGTTCACAGCATACTCAGCCTAttacacaaattcattttcaagatttgCTGCTGTCCGAACCAGTTCCGCAAATGAAACCTTTGAATTTACTGCAAACTCAGCCAGTCTTGCAAAttgattcacaaaattcgCTGTCAACCCAGTTGCCACATATTGATCCCAAATGTTCCGCACAGTTGGTCCAATATATGCAATCATTCAACGCAATGAATTCAGCACTCTCTATTCAACTCGCTCAACAAGTGACTACACAAAATCCAGCCATTATCGGCCAGTTTGCACAGGACAAAGCACAAACTCTCGAAAAAAGTTCACAAGTTTCTAAAATTAAAGAAACTCCAAATCTGATGGATATTTCACTCGATTCGAACACGAACGACAATGAGACCGGAAAAGCCATTAATATCGCGcaagattcaatgaaaatttcgcaAATTCCAAGCTCAAATGGCAGAAATTTTGTTCCAACGGAAGATTCCGGTCCACCTGagtcattgaaaaatacaagttTAAGATTTTATTCTAAGAAAAAAGCTCGGAATCCGTTTCCAAATGATCCAAAATCTGCAATGACATCGCAAAAGTCAGGAGTAGAGAAGGATTTGAAAAACTTGTTTTCGGAAGagttgaaaattgagaaaaatctaCAAGTTACAATGCTAAATCCCATGAATTTAAGTGaaataaaagaggaaaaaccGGATGTATCTTTCGCcgaaaaatcgaatattttgcAGCAGATTTCGGGAGAAAATTGTCCCAAAGTAACATTTCCACTAGAAAAGGAATTTCAGGAGGAAGAAGTTTTTGCCAGACGTTTTACCAAACCGGACTATCTCCTaattccaaaaaaaacaaaattcgcaAATCCAAAACATATGGATCACACAAGAAGACCGACTCTGAgaatatcgataaaaaaactttgtaaTGTTCCACtcgaatcgaaaaatttcaatgaaaaagaaaattcttcggatgaacaaaaatcaataaccATCGAAAATCACGCGACAAACAAATCTGTAACTTTTCGACTTGATTCGAGAACCGGAGAAATCATTGTAAAAAATCAGGATATCATTCCAACACGGAGACGCAGAGACAGGAATACTGGAAGAAAACGAAAGGTTGATAT AGGCGTTTCTTCACCGGCCGCAAATCTTCGTCAGCTCTACGCAAAAGAGCATAGAGAATGTAGCGTGTtcagaagaaaattaaaattattgcgGCTGAGTCATAAACGAGAGCTggaagaaatacaaaaattacaAGCTCTCTTGTCAGAGCTTGATACTGTGAAAAAAGCAATGGTCTGGTCAAAGTTCAAACGGGAATGA
- the LOC122412642 gene encoding uncharacterized protein isoform X2: MKTCCVKGCDTSRYITLKYYAFFNFPLDNEDLLKKWLNQIGQPDLKPKHHQICSVHFKNDDILWRPDGLPPSLNPTAVPTIFPPQESNTATPQSGTSTFLEAISTESILKSSNKENNGNSKFPLIIIPTQYLFPYPPLIPYAIPTQFSPQFSTQFHPQNQLQTHQSFQINSQNSLPNQPVSQIISQSSQHTQPITQIHFQDLLLSEPVPQMKPLNLLQTQPVLQIDSQNSLSTQLPHIDPKCSAQLVQYMQSFNAMNSALSIQLAQQVTTQNPAIIGQFAQDKAQTLEKSSQVSKIKETPNLMDISLDSNTNDNETGKAINIAQDSMKISQIPSSNGRNFVPTEDSGPPESLKNTSLRFYSKKKARNPFPNDPKSAMTSQKSGVEKDLKNLFSEELKIEKNLQVTMLNPMNLSEIKEEKPDVSFAEKSNILQQISGENCPKVTFPLEKEFQEEEVFARRFTKPDYLLIPKKTKFANPKHMDHTRRPTLRISIKKLCNVPLESKNFNEKENSSDEQKSITIENHATNKSVTFRLDSRTGEIIVKNQDIIPTRRRRDRNTGRKRKRRFFTGRKSSSALRKRA, from the exons atgaaaacatgcTGCGTAAAGGGATGCGATACTTCTAGATATATTACACTCAAATATTATGCATTCTTCAA CTTTCCCCTGGATAATGAAGATCTCCTGAAAAAATGGCTCAATCAAATAGGCCAGCCAGACTTGAAGCCAAAACACCACCAAATATGCAGTGTACACTTTAAAAATGACGATATCTTATGGCGTCCTGATGGATTACCTCCGTCATTAAATCCCACAGCTGTACCTACAATATTCCCACCTCAGGAATCAAACACTGCTACGCCTCAATCTGGCACATCAACTTTTTTAGAGGCGATTTCCACTGAATCAATCTTGAAATCATCAAACAAGGAAAACAATGGAAACAGCAAATTTCCTTTGATTATCATTCCAACCCAATATCTTTTTCCATATCCCCCTTTGATCCCTTATGCAATTCCTACTCAATTCTCACCTCAATTTTCAACACAATTCCACCCTCAAAATCAGCTACAAACTCACCAGTCTTTTCAAATCAACTCTCAAAATTCATTACCAAACCAGCCAGTTTCCCAGATAATTTCTCAGAGTTCACAGCATACTCAGCCTAttacacaaattcattttcaagatttgCTGCTGTCCGAACCAGTTCCGCAAATGAAACCTTTGAATTTACTGCAAACTCAGCCAGTCTTGCAAAttgattcacaaaattcgCTGTCAACCCAGTTGCCACATATTGATCCCAAATGTTCCGCACAGTTGGTCCAATATATGCAATCATTCAACGCAATGAATTCAGCACTCTCTATTCAACTCGCTCAACAAGTGACTACACAAAATCCAGCCATTATCGGCCAGTTTGCACAGGACAAAGCACAAACTCTCGAAAAAAGTTCACAAGTTTCTAAAATTAAAGAAACTCCAAATCTGATGGATATTTCACTCGATTCGAACACGAACGACAATGAGACCGGAAAAGCCATTAATATCGCGcaagattcaatgaaaatttcgcaAATTCCAAGCTCAAATGGCAGAAATTTTGTTCCAACGGAAGATTCCGGTCCACCTGagtcattgaaaaatacaagttTAAGATTTTATTCTAAGAAAAAAGCTCGGAATCCGTTTCCAAATGATCCAAAATCTGCAATGACATCGCAAAAGTCAGGAGTAGAGAAGGATTTGAAAAACTTGTTTTCGGAAGagttgaaaattgagaaaaatctaCAAGTTACAATGCTAAATCCCATGAATTTAAGTGaaataaaagaggaaaaaccGGATGTATCTTTCGCcgaaaaatcgaatattttgcAGCAGATTTCGGGAGAAAATTGTCCCAAAGTAACATTTCCACTAGAAAAGGAATTTCAGGAGGAAGAAGTTTTTGCCAGACGTTTTACCAAACCGGACTATCTCCTaattccaaaaaaaacaaaattcgcaAATCCAAAACATATGGATCACACAAGAAGACCGACTCTGAgaatatcgataaaaaaactttgtaaTGTTCCACtcgaatcgaaaaatttcaatgaaaaagaaaattcttcggatgaacaaaaatcaataaccATCGAAAATCACGCGACAAACAAATCTGTAACTTTTCGACTTGATTCGAGAACCGGAGAAATCATTGTAAAAAATCAGGATATCATTCCAACACGGAGACGCAGAGACAGGAATACTGGAAGAAAACGAAAG AGGCGTTTCTTCACCGGCCGCAAATCTTCGTCAGCTCTACGCAAAAGAGCATAG
- the Cog8 gene encoding conserved oligomeric Golgi complex subunit 8: MDIETEKVIELVFPDGIPDTWKDNPDFYQYLTKLGGFDVDQLSKEPDHLTDEKNAVLQNTQELAFSNYKTFIQTAESSREIFHQFNETENHLEKLLEKIPKFVEKCQFFCDTSKDINTQRRLNSLTLSKNAEMLEILEMPQLMESCLRSSQYNEALEISQYARQLGAKHGDIPIITSVVAEIENSWSGMVGQVVGSLRGDLPLPKCLQLVGLLRSMEAFTESELRIKFLQARDSWLQSLLNAIPKDEPNVHLTKTIELSRIHLFNIITQYRAMFSDDDHLTSNRDSVINDSAIFYQWLEEKLSQFLNTLEQDLPSVNSIDSILGQCTYYGLSFGRVGADFTCRMSDIFVHVIGNKMRKNIALATKKFDKDMETFTLINKLHRIDVKTDTQIKSENPPEQLVDFYPLAEYCNGLISTFNELRLCAPVALSDISTRLLEDSLLSVAKAILLFYKQEQQAFTTAERENMIKFAECFSDQLIPYVQYCVHAIFPQAQIALHLGITIGQLQKEGITYFDRKKIIEPLVSLLPIKNIVHESLPPMSSIKIPPNQEKKNPKGPTTPEKPSFEEPIVTEEKNVINVEGLSTAVELEQETA; the protein is encoded by the exons atGGATATAGAAACCGAAAAAGTGATCGAGCTAGTTTTCCCCGATGGTATTCCAG ACACTTGGAAAGATAATCctgatttttatcaatatttaaCTAAGCTCGGTGGTTTTGACGTTGATCAGTTAA GCAAAGAACCTGACCATTTgacagacgaaaaaaatgctgtaCTACAGAATACCCAGGAATTGGCTTTTTCCAATTACAAGACATTCATACAAACTGCTGAGAGTTCAAGAGAGATATTCCATCAG TTCAACGAGACTGAAAATCATTTGGAAAAGTTACTAGAAAAGATACCTAAATTCGtagaaaaatgtcaatttttttgtgacaCTTCCAAAGACATCAACACGCAGAGGAGATTGAACAGTCTAACTTTAtcaaaaaatgctgaaatgcttgaaattttggaaatgcCACAGTTGATGGAATCATGTTTACGGAGTAGCCAATACAACGAAGCTTTAGAAATTTCACAGTATGCTCGACAATTGGGTGCCAAACATGGCGATATTCCGATCATCACG TCTGTTGTTGCTGAAATAGAGAATAGCTGGTCTGGAATGGTAGGTCAAGTGGTTGGTTCGCTCAGAGGTGACTTGCCATTGCCAAAGTGTCTTCAACTTGTCGGTCTGTTACGCTCTATGGAAGCCTTCACAGAATCCGAACTTCGAATCAAATTTCTTCAAGCTCGAGACAGTTGGTTGCAAAGTTTATTGAACGCGATACCAAAAGATGAAC CCAACGTTCACTTGACGAAAACAATTGAATTATCGAGAATCCACTTGTTCAACATTATCACGCAGTACAGAGCAATGTTCAGTGATGATGATCATCTGACTTCAAACCGTGACAGTGTTATCAATGATTCTGCTATATTTTATCAATGGCTTGAAGAAAAG TTATCACAATTTTTGAATACGTTGGAGCAAGATTTACCAAGCGTGAATTCCATCGATTCTATCCTTGGGCAGTGCACGTACTATGGTCTATCATTTGGTCGTGTAGGCGCCGATTTTACGTGTCGAATGTCGGACATTTTTGTCCACGTTATTGGTAATAAAATGCGAAAAAATATTGCTCTTGCGaccaaaaaatttgataaggATATGGAGACTTTTACGCTTATCAATAAATTACATCGAATCGATGTGAAAACTGATACTCAAATAAAATCG GAAAATCCTCCAGAACAGCTCGTTGATTTTTACCCTTTAGCTGAATACTGCAATGGATTAATATCCACTTTTAACGAATTAAGATTGTGTGCTCCGGTCGCACTATCGGATATAAGTACTCGTCTTTTGGAGGATTCTCTTCTCAGTGTTGCGAAGgccattttattattttataaacaaGAACAACAG GCTTTCACGACTGCTGAACGGGAAAACATGATCAAATTTGCAGAGTGTTTCAGCGACCAATTAATTCCTTACGTACAATACTGCGTTCATGCAATTTTTCCCCAAGCACAAATTGCTCTACATCTCGGAATCACGATTGGCCAATTGCAGAAAGAG GGCATAACGTATTtcgatcgtaaaaaaataattgagccTCTGGTTTCCTTGCTGCCAATAAAAAACATCGTGCACGAGTCTTTACCGCCCATGTCGTCGATTAAAATTCCGCCAAaccaagagaaaaaaaatccaaaaggtCCAACGACTCCTGAAAAACCTAGCTTCGAGGAACCGATTGTaacagaggaaaaaaatgttataaatGTCGAAGGGCTATCAACGGCTGTCGAATTGGAGCAGGAAACAGCGTAG